aaataaagttaTAAAGGCAGCACAGGACACTGTCATAAGCCAAATAAATAATTGCCAAGCTTCATCAAAGCTTAATGTCTATTGTGTTCCAAGTGAAATGTAATATTGTGACACAAATTAATAACATCAAAAGGCAGTTGATTTCACAGAAAATGTATTGGTCAGACTCAGTTACAACGTTCATTGAAACTAAGAAGGAGCACTACCTATGCATAATTATTTGGATCAGAGGGTTTTGACTATTATATTGTACAGTAAGAGTATTTTCTTACACCTGTATGATATTGGCATGTATAACAGTACTGTAGCAGAGTAAAAGGCATGGCTACAATACTGTAAACGTGAACAGCCGATACAACCTTATATTTATGACATTGACGTCCTCTAGATAAGCAATTCATTAACTatgctgaataaaaatataaaaacaacatagaacaatttcactgagttacagttcatataaggaaatcagtcaattgaaataaattcattaggctctaatctatggatttcacatgactgggaaggggcgcagccatgggtgggcagaggcccacccactggggagccagacccagccaatcagaatgttttttttccgacaaaagggctttattacagacagaaataatcctcAGTTggtcagctgtccgggtggcttgtCTAAgaagatcctgcaggtgaagaagccagatgtggaggtcctgggctgacgtggaTACACTGCCAAATTAACTCAAattacattggaggtggcttaggacatctgtggcattgtgttgtgccaAAACTGCACtgttaatgatcatgctgtttaatcagattcttgatatgccacacctgtcatgtagatggattatcttggcaaggagaaatgctcactaacatggatgaaaacacatttgtgcacaaactttgaaagaaataagctttttgtgcataagaaacatttctgggatgttttatttcagctcatgaaaccaatactttatttttgctcagtataaaTGGAGAGGATGTGAATGTAGTCAGATGACTGTCATCCAGTGTTAGAGCATGAGTGTCACATTCAGGAGCCACTGGGaaacaaagatgaacagagcgatAGGTGTCACATGGATGAGTTCCAATTCTCCTTTTCCCATAAATTGACTCCATCATGCATTTAAAAGCACTAGATTGGTGCATTTTAAATACCCATTTGTGCTAAATGAATCATGTTGTTGATACATAACAGTGGTGGGTTTGAGAGACACTTACCAGCAGCTACTAAAACAACTGACAAGAGAGGTGTTGAGCTTTAAGCCTCCATAAATGAGATGGCCTTTCTAAATAGGAACTCCGTACAGGAGTCTCTTGAAAACAAAAGGTGAGAAAATGGTACGTAAACCAGCATTTAAAATGTTCTTGGTATTTGAATTTAGACAGATCACTGGAGTTGAAATATCTTTTTTTGTAGTCTTTTCAAATCTCACTTATGAAAAGCAATCTCCATACAATTCAGTCTATATTAGGTCTTTACTTGCTGTAACCTGCAAGCAGATGCAGAATTCAGACCTAATTTAGCATGCTACCAGGATTGGGAACAACAGTATTGATCAGGTACACCTAGGGTTGCACATTGTGGGGAAAATTCAGAGGTAGACactttctgtgggaattaataccatttaaatgtggatgtttttttgcatatcatatggagacagggTAAAATGTTTGTCATAAGTAGACAATttcaaattattaaatccttccagtagaaaaaaaaaacaattgaactTTAAATAAATTGACTTCACATGTGATGGTTTCACTgaacaaaagggaatattgaatgaaccCCAATGATCCATTGCATCTCCCAAAACCATTTtcaatgatagtctagaaactaaagctttggttgtcttcctctcagggttccatgtcttctccccggacctcctcaatgtccacctcttgaacatctgACTCTTGatgcctcatcttcactgtcactttaaaacattgttgaggatggctcgttgtcaggctcaaaaagcctcaaatttgccaggATGGCCACcagtttttcaacccttgtattggtcagcctgttgcatgctgtggtgtgtgtgttcccaaacaaggaccagttgcgctctgaggcggctgatgttggtgggatttggaggatgatggaggcaacaggggaaagagcctcagatccacaaagtcccttccaccaggtggctgatgagatatgttggcacgactgccatattgcatctccatcccaaagcccttgcttggaagtgtagtTTGCCAGACTGCcgagaaccttgccctcatccaggcccaaggtggcgagacacagtagtgatgacaccataggccttcttgatctctgcaccagacaggatgcacTTGCCAGCATACTtagggtccaacatgtacgctgcggcttGTATGGGcctcaggcagaagtcttcatgctttttgatgtatttcagaactgcagtttcctctgcttggagcaacagtgaagtgggcagggcagtacggatttcctctcttacatctgcaagcagagtctgaacattagacaggatggcattgtctccctctatccatgcaatggctactgctataggtttcaggctgcttaccactctctcccaaaatacatcctccaggaggatcctcttgatggggctgtccaatTTGGTAgactgatatggccatttcttagacagactccttcccctccaggagactgtcaaacatgatgacaccaccaccccaacaggtgttgctgggcagcttcaatgtggtgctcttattcttctcactttgcttggtgaggtagattgctgctataacttgatgacccttcgcatacctaaccatttccttggctctcttgtagagtgtatccgttgttttcagtgccatggtgtccttgaggagcagattcaatgcatgagcagcacagccaatgggtgtgatgtgagggtaggactcttccactttagaccaagcagccttcatgttcacagcattgtctcTCACTAGTttaaataccttctgtggtcctaggtcattgatgactgccttcagctcatctgcaatgtagagaccggtgtgtctgttgtcccttgtgtctgtgctcttgtagaatactggttgaggggtggagatgtagttaattattccttgcccacgaacattcgaccacccatcagagatgattacaATACcatctgctttctctatgatttgcttgaccttcacttgaactctgtatcCATCAattgagtagataaagcatgtctggttggaggggtgtatgctgggtgaagaacacTCAAAAATCTCTTTAAATACACATGGCTTGTGAGCATCAGAGATGAACCAGTTGCAATACACAGCTTGAGTAAAACGttcatcagcatttctgagtacgttcctccattgagtcaaaaacacttctgattccaggaagaccgtgagctgttgctatcgataaggtgtctgattcatcattttcacctcgattAGAAGTAGAGGTacttttgtcagaggtttcttgttgtgagcgctgagggaactttatgcatctttgttgcatccttcacatatgatttggcacagtatttgcaaatgtacacagcttttccttctacattagctgcagtgaaatgtctccacacatcagatagtgcccgtggcattttcatGTAAAGATTACAATTTTGGGTGGGGGAAAcctaatacaattccatgtatagataaatagttaagcaattagattaaacaactcctttgtaaaataaatgttttaaaatgaaaatgTATGGAAACAGATGAATTGACACTCAGTTAACacgctcaagcaagctaaaacccacatggtagcaaaaactagcagaaattgttaacaagttagaaatgatttaaaaacacactttgctgtaggctactatttactagttaacaaaaaaaatgGTCAAAATATATTCagcccacccagtattgtaatcaaaacttaccagaaagcatgtagtccttggctcagacagtgtagtagtgtgggctcaatagcatctcattagtgtgcaggaTCTTGAGAAtccactgcacatgtgatggaagaatgcactgtgcatgcagggttgcaattccattgaattggggatagttcaaccaaaatatgccacaatacctagaattgccttgtgtatcccacaaaaaaaggttcactgttataagctaactatTTTATgcatttaagcaaaattcccaggCTTACTGTAACTTCCCATAGACATTTACCAGAatgtttccgaccctttgcaaccctaggtaCACCTAATAAGGCCCTGTTAGGATGGGGAACAGGTGCAACAAGACTTTATCATAGGGAAAGGGGTAGTAATTTCCAATGGTGCTGAAAATATCAGTTTATAACAAGGCAGTGCTCTTATAAGTCCACAGCTGGCTCTGGTCATGATATTTTCTTTTGTGGGTCATTATTATCATTAcgatttaaaggcccagtgcagacaACTCAGTTTGTGTGTTtcgtatcatattgtacaacagctgttgaaactaacactgtaaaagtatAAAACATTTCGTAAGTCATTTCCTGataattgctggttgaaaatacaatatacACAAGACCATCTAaaaatcagcaggtttgcatgggcaGGATTTTCCACTTGCCTGGgtcatcaccaggcggtaaattagaccaataacaaagagttccAAACAGCAAGTTTtgagttttcccctccccactcagaccactcccaggaAAAGTCTGAGAAAGTTTTGCTGAAAATAATGTACAATTGTAATGGAAAACTagtacagtaaggtacttaattgtaacCCAGAAATGTTATATTTGTATAAAACAGCACTATTGGGCCTTTAAAAGGAGGCGGTTACTATTAGGCAAGAGTGCAgatcacattttagtcatttagcagacgctcttatacagagcgacaTACCTGTAGTCTCACCCTCAGAAACAATTAGATGCTAGTATTGTGAACTGAAATAAATTACTTTTAATCTCAAACTTCTGTCACCCCCCCACTGTTTTCAATTTAAGTGCCAAAAACTGATAATGGGAATAAAATCTATAAACCGCTGAGATGCTTCACAAGTGGGAATTCACAGTAACAGAAAAATCATCAGGAACATGAGGGGAATTTGCTTTTCCTCTAAATGAAACAAGCTGAAGTCCCAAGGGGATTCCTTACATCAGAGGTAGGGAGTGAGTGCAGTTTTTCCAGCAACGTATTCATAATGGGGGAATAATTGTAGGTTGGAGGCATCTTCCATTGTAAGGTCCAATGTGCATAGGTAACAGTTTTGTGTTAGCTGCTGCTGGAGTTGGTTCACTTGGTATTGTAGTTGGCAAAGTGCTGGTTCAGGGGGTTCTCTGGCGACTTCATCCACTCCTTTTTCAGTTGCTGCTTGAGCTGCGACAGCCGCATGTTGGGGTTCTCTTTTTTAAGGAGGGGCATGTTCAGCTCCTCGTACGCGGCGAACGCTGCCTTCACCCTGCGCTCAGGGTGGCGGTCGAGCTCTTCAGCCGTGCTGGGAAAGAAACAAACACGAGGAGAGGGCTGAAACTTGGCTCTCTATGGAACCCCATACTTGTAATGATACCTGTCATGTCTGCTTTATATAGCCTGGAGTATGAAAAATAACTTGTTATATGTCTACATTGTAGGTATGATACAAATTCTTCTATGTTTAAGATAATGACTAaagtattccaccctgaaaccataTCATTGTATGAAATGTGTTAGAGTCATAATCCAATAATGTATGTGACTAGACCTTTTAAGACTAGGCCATTGTGTTATTATTTCGCAATATGAGCAGGGTATAGTTGAGACATTCAAGGACAACTGAACTGTCGACTTGTGATAACGGTGACACTAATAACTGGAAAGAGGTGAAACTAATAACTGGAAAGAGGCCTCCCCAGCCTAGGGAGGAGAGCAACTGTTAGAAACAGCTTGCAGAAGATAATGAAACATGTTGCAGAAGTGTGATAAACAATGTATGTgaactgtggaaaaatacagcccaCCTATAAAGCGAGGTGGAGTTTCTACTGATGTgagttcatttgtgtgtgtgtgctataaaAAGACTGTTCTCATTTTGAAGACAGAGCACTCTCTGAATAAAGAACTGATCCCTTGTATGCTGGGAATCTGTTTCTTACAACTGGAACTTTACAACCTCCAGGATACAGATAGAGTTATAAAATAGTTCAGTTAGAACATTAGGATAGAAATTCTCGTGACAAGGTCACACCAAACCCACTATATGTTGATAACGTATGGTACACTGATGGAAAGGCTCCCCTAGTTCTCTACAGTAATTTCAACATTGCTTTTGTAGGGGGTAACATTGAGAGGTTATGTCTCTTCAGTATTCTGTACCTGAGCACAGCAATAGCATCCTCTATGGATCTAGCGTCCACTGCACCTTCCTCAGGGATGATGCGATTCACATTCTCCTCCAGGGGCGACTCCAGTTGACTCTTCTCTGTGGACACAAACATAGGAGAGGGGGAACATAAGAATACAACAGAACCCTGAGAGGAAAGAGAGCCTGGTTAATGCTTAAAGGAATAATGGTGAGGTCATTGCCTTTCTCTTTGGGTTGCTCCTGCTGTTGTAGCGCCTGCTCAATACGCAGCGTCTCCTCAATCTGGGCCCGGGTCACTTTGCACGCCGCCACAGCAGCCGCCTCCTTGGCCTTGCCCTTAATCTTTGCAGCCTCCTCATCCAAGAGCCGCtggttctctttctttctctccaggGCCTCAAGGCGCTTCTTCTCCTTGTCATCCTGCAGGTTCAGAGAGGAGACATTTTAAGCCTAAGACCAACTTCAACATATCAGGGAATTACTTAGCAGATTCGTCTGGTCTGTACATACATAGCCAGATATCGGATTGTGATATAGCCCAATTGAATAGTGCTGCAGACTATTTGACCCAGTGTGGGAATAAGAAACAGAGCAAGAAAAGTCACCTTCCTCTGTTCTTTCTTCAGGACATGTTTATCGTTCTCCTGCCATAAAGCAtcctccagctccttcttcttgCGGGAGTCTTCCACAGCTTTGGCCTCTGCCTTGCGGGCCTTGGCAGTCATCGCCTTGGAGTTCTCGCCCTGGAACTTCTTCGGCATTCCTAAGACTAGGCCTACTCTTCAGCTGACACAAACAGAGTATTATTTAGACATTCTATCATAAACCAAACCAGGTGGCAAGCTTACTTACCGAGTCACCATTTAATTGAGCCATGGGCCAAAGATAACAGACTAAACAaaccaaaagcatcttaaggcgaAGTTCATCATTAGAACCGTACGATTCTAACGATGAAATTAGCCTTTAAGGCCTTTGCAGACTATGTCAGTCTTTTACAATTATCAGGTCACACTGTGTAATGTTACCTAATCAACATCTTGATATCAACCTGGCCAGATTGTACGATTTGCTTCAGTTCTGTCATCACATTCTGCGATTGGCTTGCGAGTAGTGATGATCAGTTCGACcaatttattgtttatttttttaactacTCTTTATACTGACTAGAATCATGATTCGTTTTTCTGAAAGACTCGTTCATTTTAATCGTTCGTTCGACCTGCTAGTGCTGGCTGCAATGAGTCCTACAGCAGGACTAATACACGCTCCTCCAGCTCAGCATCTCCAGAGATGTGCTCAGACTAACAACTCTCTGTCATATGAGTGCAGGGAAATAGATCATGAGTAtaaagaaaaatacatgtttagaaCTCATAATTGATCACATGGTGCAAAAATGAATGCAATTAATTGATTACTGAATGTTATGGACACAGCTCTGTAGAACCAAAACGTACACAGCCTCTGCTCAACAAACTCAAACTTGAGAACAAAACGTTTGGGGGGGGGCCTGCAGTTCGCAAACGACATTGTGCTCATCACCCTCACGGCAGTCAAGCAATGCATTCCGCAGAGAGTCGATCACAATCTAGTCCGGTTGCGGCCACAACTAGACAGTTTCAAATGTatcaagaaataatcttatttgtATGCCTAGCAATCAACAAATGTACATTGTTTAAAGCACATGTTTGCAAGTCTCAGTCACAAATGACAGCTCCAATATGACCCTTATGGTGAACGAGAGGCTGGTAGAATCATGACTCGAATTTTCAGTTCATCGCTCACCGGTAGGGGGGTCCTGCGTGTTCTGGGTATTACTTAAATGCACAAAATTAGTAGAAATATCAGTTATTTTGACTGAACAAGTTTTAAAAAGATCTGAGTCAGTACTACTTGCGATGCTACGTAAGTCGATGTAGGCTACGTCAATTGCAGCAGCGCATTTGATCTGCGCATGTGACAGCAGCGCAAGCCTCACTCTGCTCACTCTTTGTCAACAAAGACTGGTATGCGATCccaaatattaaggaagtctcaaggttctgcttgcctgagttagaatacctcatgataaactgtagaccctactatttaccaagagttttcatctatattttcgtagctgtctatttaccacctcaAACTGATGTTGGCACTtagaccgcactcaacaagctgtatagggccataagccaacaagaaaatgctcatccaggtGGTGCCCCTAGcagccggtgattttaatgcaaggggggggaaaaaaaacgcctaatttctaccagcatatcacctgtgcaactagagtaaaataaactctagatcacctttacgcCACAGAGACGCAtagaaagctctccctcaccctccatttggcaaatcttacATTAATCTATCTTCCTGATTCTTtctaacaaacaaaaacaggaaGTATCTGTGAcgcactcaatacggaagtggtccgatgaagcgaatgctaaactacaggactgttttgctagcacagactggaatatgttccgggattcatctgatggcattgaggagtttaccacatcatttacatttacattttagtcatttagcagacgctcttatccagagcgacttacagcagcgagtgcatacatttcatacattttttttttttttccgtactggtcccccgtgggaatcgaacccacaaccctggcgttgcaaacaccatgctctaccaactgagccacacatcagtcactggcttcattaataagagCATTGACAAACTCATCCCCGCAGTGACAGTAGGTAcaaatcccaaccagaagccatggattacaggcaacatccacactgagctaaaggctagagctgccactttcatggagcaggacactaatccagacgcttataaaGAAATCTGGCtacgccctcagacaaaccattaaacaggcaaagcgACAATACaggatgctcgtcggatgtgtcagggcttgtaaactatcacagattacaaagggaaacccagccgagagcttcccagtggacacaagctaaatgccttctatgctcgcattGAGGCATGCAACACAGAACCATTCGTGAGAGCACCAgccgttccggacgactgtgatcacgctctccgtagccgatgtgagtaaaacctttaaacaggttcacattcacaaggccgcaggaccagacagattaccaggccGAGTActcagtgtcttcactgacattttcaaactctccctgacacagtctgtaatacctacatgtttcaagcagaccaccattgtccctgtgcccaagaacgccaaggtaacttgTCTAAACAACTACCACACTGTAGCACtcccatctgtagccatgaaatgctttaaagactggtcatggctcacatcaacaccatcatcccagaaaccctggactcAGTCTAATTCCATAtcaccctaacagatccacagatgacaatctctattgcactccacactgccctttcccacctggacaaaaggaacacctaggtgagaatgctgttcatagacagcatctcaacgttcaacaccataatgccctccAATCTAAGCTCCCTGGGAATGAATGAACATCTCcctcaactggatcctggacttcctgatgggccgggtAGTGAGGGTAGACAAAGGAGCTtatcgtggactacaagaaacGGAGAGACGAATATGCcctcatt
The Salmo salar chromosome ssa16, Ssal_v3.1, whole genome shotgun sequence DNA segment above includes these coding regions:
- the cc124 gene encoding coiled-coil domain-containing protein 124 isoform X1, whose product is MPKKFQGENSKAMTAKARKAEAKAVEDSRKKKELEDALWQENDKHVLKKEQRKDDKEKKRLEALERKKENQRLLDEEAAKIKGKAKEAAAVAACKVTRAQIEETLRIEQALQQQEQPKEKEKSQLESPLEENVNRIIPEEGAVDARSIEDAIAVLSTAEELDRHPERRVKAAFAAYEELNMPLLKKENPNMRLSQLKQQLKKEWMKSPENPLNQHFANYNTK